The genomic segment tacaagaatataactactataatactacctcctatatacaagaatataactagtataatactgctcctatatacaagaatataactactataatactgcctcctatatacaagaatataactactataatattgcctcctatataaaagaatataactactataatactgctcctatatacaagaatataactactataatactgctcctatatacaagaatataactactataatactgtctcctatatacaagaatataactactataatactgcctcctatatacaagaatataactactataatactgctcctatatacaagaatataactactataatactgctcctatatacaagaatataactactataatactgcctcctatatacaagaatataactactataatactgctcctatatacaagaatataactactataatactgctcctatatgcaagaatataactactatttacAGGTGAAGAACATGTATTTATTCCGCAGATAATATTACTGAAGCTGTAGACTTTGGGTACAAATATTGGTCTCTGGTTCCAGCCCAACATGGAGGTCCGTgaagatatatctatatatatatatatatatatatatatatatatatacacatgactactataatatatatactcaGTCATCCATTGCCTTGATGAGATATCCATTGAATATCAGGTAGACATCAGACTCATCATTATATAGAGCGTTTTCTCGTTCTCTCTTAAACATCCGCACCCAGACCTCATCCTTCTCCTTCAGCTGGAGCATGAGACTCTGACTCTGCATGATACTGCGGTCACTAGGCTGTGCGTACAATATGGCGGTCTCTTCGCTGTTCTTCATGATATGAAGATAAGTCTCCTTCAAATTCCAGGTATGTACATTGAGGTTAAAGAAGTAGATCCCGGGAATGTAGCAGACGAAGGTTCCTGAGAACATGTTGAAGTGTTCATACAGGTTCACGAACTCTGTGTCGAAGACCACGGTTTGGAAATATTCGGTACTGTGTAAGGATTTACGTCGTGCCACCGAAAAGGCAGAATACTGGATTTTGCAGGAATTCCCAGGTGGACCTGTTTGACCCTTTTGACCCTTTGTTCCTGGTGGTCCTTGAAATCCTCGTTCGCCTTCTTTTCCTGAAACCCCCGGAGGCCCTTTTCCACCCATTTCTCCCTTGTCACCTGAAAAATGGGTTTGAATACATTCATTGTAAGTTATCAATACATAACATAACGAAGAATACATTGTATCATGGGACCCCGGTAGACAAGGGCCAAGATCACTGAAGAACCTGGTTACTCCAAACGAATCCCCTGTTcagactataatactgtcccctatgtacaagaatataactactataatactgtgtccTATGtttaggaatataactactataatactgctcctatatacaagaatataactactataatactgcctcctatatacaagaatataactactataatactgctcctatatacaagaatataactactataatactgctcctatatacaagaatataactactataatactgcctcctatatacaagaatataacaactataatactgctcctatatacaagaatataactactataatactgctcctatatacaagaatataactactataatactgcctcctatatacaagaatataactactataataccgctcctatatacaagaatataactactataatactgctcctatatactagaataggactactataatactgctcctatatacaagaatataactactataatactgctcctatatacaagaatataactactataatactgctcctatatacaagaatataactactataatactgcctcctatatacaagaatataactactataatattgcctcctatatacaagaatataactactataatactgcctcctatatacaagaatataactactataatactgctcctctatatacaagaatataactaatataatactgctccaatatacaagaatataactactataatactgctcctatatacaagaatataactactataatactgtctcctatatacaagaatataactactataatactgctcctatatacaagaataggactactataatactgctcctatatacaagaatatatctactataatactgcctcctatatacaagaatataactactataatactgctcctatatacaagaatataactactataatactgctcctatatacaagaatataactactataatactgcctcctatatacaagaatataactactataatactgctcctatatacaagaatataactactataatactgcctcctatatacaagaatataactactataatactgctcctatatacaagaatataactactataatactgctcctatatatacaagaacataactaatataatactgctcctatatacaagaatataactactataatactgttcctatatacaagaatataactactataatactgctcctatatacaagaatataactactataatactgctcctatatacaagaatataactactataatactgctcctatatacaagaatataactactataatactgctcctatatacaagaatataactactataatactgctcctatgtacaagaatataactactataatactgctcctatatacaagaatataactactataatactgctcctatatacaagaatataactactataatactgctcctatatacaagaatataactactataatactgctcctatatacaagaatataactactataatactgctcctatatacaagaatataactactataatactgctcctatatacaagaatatatctactataatactgctccctatatacaagaatataactactataatactgtccctatatacaagaatataactgctataatactgctcctatatacaagaatataactactataatactgctcttatatacaagaatataactgctataatactgctcctatatacaagaatatatctactataatactgctcctatatacaagaatataactactataatactacctcctatatacaagaatatatctactataatactgctcctatgtacaagaatataactactataatactgctcctatatacaagaatataactactataatactgctcctatatacaagaatataactactataatactgttcctatatacaagaatataactactataatactgctcctatatacaagaatataactactataatactgcctcctatatacaagaatataactactataatactgctcctatatacaagaatataactactataatactgctcctatatacaagaatata from the Hyla sarda isolate aHylSar1 chromosome 8, aHylSar1.hap1, whole genome shotgun sequence genome contains:
- the C1QTNF8 gene encoding complement C1q tumor necrosis factor-related protein 8, which translates into the protein MRAPTKGGVLRICKRLLLGTEANDKTQQHGAAQDNTEGFPDPPPKRPVMHFLVAVFLASLVSADAAAPRTFLWQEVGNPSCIRCCEASEEPAGPPKKSRVKEYVMYPMPRVQPRIEMAILKGDKGEMGGKGPPGVSGKEGERGFQGPPGTKGQKGQTGPPGNSCKIQYSAFSVARRKSLHSTEYFQTVVFDTEFVNLYEHFNMFSGTFVCYIPGIYFFNLNVHTWNLKETYLHIMKNSEETAILYAQPSDRSIMQSQSLMLQLKEKDEVWVRMFKRERENALYNDESDVYLIFNGYLIKAMDD